In Callospermophilus lateralis isolate mCalLat2 chromosome 4, mCalLat2.hap1, whole genome shotgun sequence, one genomic interval encodes:
- the Itga7 gene encoding integrin alpha-7 isoform X1 encodes MAGARSCDSWGPPGICYLLGPLFAGLLFPRAVAFNLDVMGALRKEGEPGSLFGFSVALHRQLQPRPQSWLLVGAPQALALPGQQANRTGGLFACPLSLEETDCYRVDIDRGADVKKESKENQWLGVSVRSQGPGGKIVTCAHRYESRQRVDQILETRDVIGRCFVLSQDLAIRDELDGGEWKFCEGRPQGHEQFGFCQQGTAAAFSPDSHYLLFGAPGTYNWKGTARVELCVQGSADLAHLDDGPYEAGGLLFVTNIDSSDPDQLVYKTLDPADRLPGPAGDLALNSYLGFSIDSGKGLVRAEELSFVAGAPRANHKGAVVILRKDSASRLVPEVMLSGERLTSGFGYSLAVADLNNDGWPDLIVGAPYFFERQEELGGAVYVYLNQGGHWTGVSPLRLCGSPDSMFGISLAVLGDLNQDGFPDIAVGAPFDGDGKVFIYHGSSLGVVIKPSQVLEGEAVGIKSFGYSLSGGLDVDGNHYPDLLVGSLADTVALFRARPVLHVSHEVFIAPRAIDLEQPNCAGGHSVCVDLRICFSYIAVPSSYSPIVALDYVLDGDTDRRLRGQVPRVTFLSRSPDDPKHQASGTVWLKHQHDRVCGDTMFQLQDNVKDKLRAIVVTLSYSLQTPRLRRQALGQGLPPVAPILNAHQPSTQRAEIHFLKQGCGEDKICQSNLQLVHARFCARVSDTEFQPLPMDVDGTTALFALSGQPVIGLELMVTNLPSNPAQPQADGDDAHEAQLLVTLPASLHYSGVRALDPAEKPLCLSNENASHVECELGNPMKRGAQVTFYLILSTSGITIETTELEVELLLATISEQELHPVSARALVFIELPLSITGVAVPQQLFFSGVVRGESAMRSEWDVGSKVKYEVTVSNQGQSLNTLGSAFLNIMWPHEIANGKWLLYPMRVELEGGQGPGQKGLCSPRPNILRLDVDSRDRRRRELEQPEQQEPREQLAPTTSWWPVSSAEKKKNITLDCARGTANCVVFSCPLYSFDRAAVLHVWGRLWNSTFLEEYSAVKSLEVIVRANITVKSSIKNLLLRDASTVIPVMVYLDPMAVVAEGVPWWVILLAVLAGLLVLALLVLLLWKCGFFHRSSQSSSFPTNYHRAHLAVQPSAMEVGGPGTVGWDSSSGQSTLRPQCPSTMQ; translated from the exons ATGGCCGGGGCTCGGAGTTGCGATTCTTGGGGCCCCCCTGGGATTTGCTATCTTCTTGGTCCCTTGTTCGCCGGACTGCTTTTTCCACGGGCTGTCGCCTTCAATCTGGATGTGATGGGCGCTCTGCGCAAGGAAGGAGAGCCAGGCAGCCTCTTCGGCTTCTCTGTGGCCCTGCATCGGCAGTTGCAGCCCCGACCCCAGAGCTG GCTGCTGGTGGGTGCTCCCCAGGCCCTAGCTCTTCCTGGGCAGCAGGCAAATCGCACTGGAGGCCTCTTCGCTTGCCCTCTGAGCCTGGAGGAGACTGACTGCTACAGAGTGGACATTGACCGAGGAG CTGATGTGAAAAAGGAAAGCAAGGAGAACCAGTGGTTGGGAGTCAGTGTTCGGAGCCAGGGACCTGGGGGCAAGATTGTC ACCTGTGCACATCGATATGAGTCGAGGCAGCGAGTAGACcagatcctggagacgagggatgtGATTGGTCGCTGCTTTGTGCTAAGCCAGGACTTGGCCATCCGTGATGAGCTGGATGGTGGGGAGTGGAAGTTCTGTGAGGGGCGCCCCCAGGGCCACGAACAATTTGGGTTCTGCCAGCAGGGCACAGCTGCTGCCTTCTCCCCCGACAGCCACTACCTCCTCTTTGGGGCTCCAGGAACTTATAATTGGAAGG GCACAGCCAGGGTGGAGCTCTGTGTGCAGGGCTCAGCGGACCTGGCACACCTGGACGACGGGCCCTACGAGGCGGGGG GGTTGCTTTTTGTGACCAACATTGATAGCTCAGACCCTGACCAGCTGGTGTATAAAACTTTGGATCCTGCTGACCGGCTTCCAGGACCAGCCGGAGACTTGGCCTTGAATAGCTACTTAG GATTCTCCATTGACTCTGGGAAGGGTCTGGTGCGAGCAGAAGAGCTGAGCTTTGTGGCAGGGGCCCCCCGTGCCAACCACAAGGGTGCTGTGGTCATTCTGCGCAAAGACAGTGCCAGTCGCCTAGTACCCGAAGTGATGCTCTCTGGAGAGCGTCTGACCTCTGGCTTTGGCTACTCGCTGGCTGTGGCAGATCTGAATAATGATGG CTGGCCAGACCTGATAGTGGGTGCCCCTTACTTCTTTGAGCGCCAAGAAGAGCTGGGGGGAGCTGTGTATGTGTACTTGAACCAGGGTGGTCACTGGACAGGGGTCTCCCCACTCCGGCTCTGTGGTTCCCCTGACTCCATGTTCGGGATCAGCCTGGCTGTCCTGGGAGACCTCAACCAAGATGGCTTCCCAG ATATCGCTGTGGGAGCTCCCTTTGATGGGGATGGGAAGGTCTTTATCTACCATGGGAGCAGCCTGGGGGTGGTCATCAAACCTTCACAG GTGCTGGAGGGCGAGGCTGTGGGCATCAAGAGCTTTGGCTACTCTCTGTCGGGTGGCCTGGATGTGGATGGGAACCATTaccctgacctgctggtgggctCCCTGGCGGACACTGTTGCACTCTTCAG GGCCAGGCCTGTTCTCCATGTTTCCCACGAGGTCTTCATTGCTCCCCGAGCCATCGACTTAGAACAGCCCAACTGTGCTGGTGGCCACTCAGTCTG TGTGGACCTAAGAATCTGTTTCAGCTATATTGCAGTCCCCAGCAGCTACAGCCCTATTGTGG CCCTGGATTATGTATTAGATGGGGACACAGATAGGAGGCTCCGGGGCCAGGTTCCGCGTGTGACCTTCCTGAGCCGTAGCCCAGATGACCCTAAGCACCAGGCCTCAGGCACTGTGTGGCTGAAGCACCAGCATGACCGAGTCTGTGGAGACACCATGTTCCAGCTTCAG GACAATGTCAAAGACAAACTTCGGGCCATTGTGGTGACCTTGTCCTATAGTCTCCAGACCCCTCGGCTCCGGCGACAGGCTCTTGGCCAGGGACTGCCCCCAGTGGCCCCCATCCTCAATGCCCACCAGCCCAGCACCCAGCGGGCAGAG ATCCACTTTCTGAAGCAAGGCTGTGGTGAAGACAAGATTTGTCAGAGCAATCTGCAGCTGGTGCATGCCCGTTTCTGTGCCCGGGTCAGCGACACAGAGTTCCAGCCTCTGCCCAT GGATGTGGATGGAACGACGGCCCTGTTTGCACTGAGTGGGCAGCCAGTCATTGGCCTTGAGCTGATGGTCACCAACCTGCCCTCCAACCCTGCCCAGCCCCAGGCTGATGGGGACGATGCTCATGAAGCCCAGCTCCTGGTCACCCTCCCTGCCTCACTGCACTATTCAGGAGTCCGGGCCCTGGATCCTGCG GAAAAGCCTCTCTGCCTGTCCAATGAGAATGCCTCCCATGTTGAGTGTGAGCTGGGGAACCCTATGAAGAGAGGTGCCCAG GTCACCTTCTACCTCATCCTCAGCACCTCTGGGATCACCATTGAGACCACAGAACTGGAAGTAGAGCTGCTGTTGGCCAC GATCAGTGAGCAGGAGCTGCATCCAGTGTCTGCTCGAGCCCTTGTTTTCATTGAGCTGCCTCTGTCCATCACAGG GGTGGCTGTACCACAGCAACTCTTCTTCTCCGGTGTGGTGAGGGGCGAGAGTGCTATGCGGTCTGAGTGGGATGTGGGCAGCAAGGTCAAGTATGAGGTCACG GTCTCCAACCAAGGCCAGTCGCTCAACACCCTGGGCTCCGCCTTCCTCAACATCATGTGGCCCCACGAGATTGCCAATGGGAAGTGGCTGTTGTATCCCATGCGAGTGGAGCTGGAGGGCGGTCAGGGACCTGGGCAGAAAGGACTCTGTTCCCCCAGGCCCAACATCCTCCGCCTG GATGTGGACAGTAGGGATAGGAGGCGACGAGAGCTGGAGCAGCCAGAGCAGCAGGAGCCTCGTGAGCAGCTGGCACCCACCACGTCCTGGTGGCCAGTGTCATCTGCTGAGAAGAAGAAAAACATCACCCTG GACTGCGCCCGGGGTACTGCCAACTGTGTGGTGTTCAGCTGTCCACTCTACAGCTTTGACCGTGCGGCTGTGCTGCACGTCTGGGGCCGCCTGTGGAATAGCACCTTTCTGGAG GAGTACTCAGCTGTGAAGTCCCTGGAAGTGATTGTCCGAGCCAACATCACAGTGAAGTCCTCCATCAAGAACTTGCTGCTCAGAGATGCCTCCACTGTG ATTCCAGTGATGGTATACTTAGACCCCATGGCTGTGGTGGCAGAAGGAGTCCCCTGGTGGGTCATCCTCCTGGCTGTGCTGGCCGGACTGCTGGTGCTAGCGCTGTTGGTGCTGCTCCTGTGGAAG
- the Itga7 gene encoding integrin alpha-7 isoform X3, protein MAGARSCDSWGPPGICYLLGPLFAGLLFPRAVAFNLDVMGALRKEGEPGSLFGFSVALHRQLQPRPQSWLLVGAPQALALPGQQANRTGGLFACPLSLEETDCYRVDIDRGADVKKESKENQWLGVSVRSQGPGGKIVTCAHRYESRQRVDQILETRDVIGRCFVLSQDLAIRDELDGGEWKFCEGRPQGHEQFGFCQQGTAAAFSPDSHYLLFGAPGTYNWKGTARVELCVQGSADLAHLDDGPYEAGGLLFVTNIDSSDPDQLVYKTLDPADRLPGPAGDLALNSYLGFSIDSGKGLVRAEELSFVAGAPRANHKGAVVILRKDSASRLVPEVMLSGERLTSGFGYSLAVADLNNDGWPDLIVGAPYFFERQEELGGAVYVYLNQGGHWTGVSPLRLCGSPDSMFGISLAVLGDLNQDGFPDIAVGAPFDGDGKVFIYHGSSLGVVIKPSQVLEGEAVGIKSFGYSLSGGLDVDGNHYPDLLVGSLADTVALFRARPVLHVSHEVFIAPRAIDLEQPNCAGGHSVCVDLRICFSYIAVPSSYSPIVALDYVLDGDTDRRLRGQVPRVTFLSRSPDDPKHQASGTVWLKHQHDRVCGDTMFQLQDNVKDKLRAIVVTLSYSLQTPRLRRQALGQGLPPVAPILNAHQPSTQRAEIHFLKQGCGEDKICQSNLQLVHARFCARVSDTEFQPLPMDVDGTTALFALSGQPVIGLELMVTNLPSNPAQPQADGDDAHEAQLLVTLPASLHYSGVRALDPAEKPLCLSNENASHVECELGNPMKRGAQVTFYLILSTSGITIETTELEVELLLATISEQELHPVSARALVFIELPLSITGVAVPQQLFFSGVVRGESAMRSEWDVGSKVKYEVTVSNQGQSLNTLGSAFLNIMWPHEIANGKWLLYPMRVELEGGQGPGQKGLCSPRPNILRLDVDSRDRRRRELEQPEQQEPREQLAPTTSWWPVSSAEKKKNITLDCARGTANCVVFSCPLYSFDRAAVLHVWGRLWNSTFLEEYSAVKSLEVIVRANITVKSSIKNLLLRDASTVIPVMVYLDPMAVVAEGVPWWVILLAVLAGLLVLALLVLLLWKCGFFHRSSQSSSFPTNYHRAHLAVQPSAMEVGGPGTVG, encoded by the exons ATGGCCGGGGCTCGGAGTTGCGATTCTTGGGGCCCCCCTGGGATTTGCTATCTTCTTGGTCCCTTGTTCGCCGGACTGCTTTTTCCACGGGCTGTCGCCTTCAATCTGGATGTGATGGGCGCTCTGCGCAAGGAAGGAGAGCCAGGCAGCCTCTTCGGCTTCTCTGTGGCCCTGCATCGGCAGTTGCAGCCCCGACCCCAGAGCTG GCTGCTGGTGGGTGCTCCCCAGGCCCTAGCTCTTCCTGGGCAGCAGGCAAATCGCACTGGAGGCCTCTTCGCTTGCCCTCTGAGCCTGGAGGAGACTGACTGCTACAGAGTGGACATTGACCGAGGAG CTGATGTGAAAAAGGAAAGCAAGGAGAACCAGTGGTTGGGAGTCAGTGTTCGGAGCCAGGGACCTGGGGGCAAGATTGTC ACCTGTGCACATCGATATGAGTCGAGGCAGCGAGTAGACcagatcctggagacgagggatgtGATTGGTCGCTGCTTTGTGCTAAGCCAGGACTTGGCCATCCGTGATGAGCTGGATGGTGGGGAGTGGAAGTTCTGTGAGGGGCGCCCCCAGGGCCACGAACAATTTGGGTTCTGCCAGCAGGGCACAGCTGCTGCCTTCTCCCCCGACAGCCACTACCTCCTCTTTGGGGCTCCAGGAACTTATAATTGGAAGG GCACAGCCAGGGTGGAGCTCTGTGTGCAGGGCTCAGCGGACCTGGCACACCTGGACGACGGGCCCTACGAGGCGGGGG GGTTGCTTTTTGTGACCAACATTGATAGCTCAGACCCTGACCAGCTGGTGTATAAAACTTTGGATCCTGCTGACCGGCTTCCAGGACCAGCCGGAGACTTGGCCTTGAATAGCTACTTAG GATTCTCCATTGACTCTGGGAAGGGTCTGGTGCGAGCAGAAGAGCTGAGCTTTGTGGCAGGGGCCCCCCGTGCCAACCACAAGGGTGCTGTGGTCATTCTGCGCAAAGACAGTGCCAGTCGCCTAGTACCCGAAGTGATGCTCTCTGGAGAGCGTCTGACCTCTGGCTTTGGCTACTCGCTGGCTGTGGCAGATCTGAATAATGATGG CTGGCCAGACCTGATAGTGGGTGCCCCTTACTTCTTTGAGCGCCAAGAAGAGCTGGGGGGAGCTGTGTATGTGTACTTGAACCAGGGTGGTCACTGGACAGGGGTCTCCCCACTCCGGCTCTGTGGTTCCCCTGACTCCATGTTCGGGATCAGCCTGGCTGTCCTGGGAGACCTCAACCAAGATGGCTTCCCAG ATATCGCTGTGGGAGCTCCCTTTGATGGGGATGGGAAGGTCTTTATCTACCATGGGAGCAGCCTGGGGGTGGTCATCAAACCTTCACAG GTGCTGGAGGGCGAGGCTGTGGGCATCAAGAGCTTTGGCTACTCTCTGTCGGGTGGCCTGGATGTGGATGGGAACCATTaccctgacctgctggtgggctCCCTGGCGGACACTGTTGCACTCTTCAG GGCCAGGCCTGTTCTCCATGTTTCCCACGAGGTCTTCATTGCTCCCCGAGCCATCGACTTAGAACAGCCCAACTGTGCTGGTGGCCACTCAGTCTG TGTGGACCTAAGAATCTGTTTCAGCTATATTGCAGTCCCCAGCAGCTACAGCCCTATTGTGG CCCTGGATTATGTATTAGATGGGGACACAGATAGGAGGCTCCGGGGCCAGGTTCCGCGTGTGACCTTCCTGAGCCGTAGCCCAGATGACCCTAAGCACCAGGCCTCAGGCACTGTGTGGCTGAAGCACCAGCATGACCGAGTCTGTGGAGACACCATGTTCCAGCTTCAG GACAATGTCAAAGACAAACTTCGGGCCATTGTGGTGACCTTGTCCTATAGTCTCCAGACCCCTCGGCTCCGGCGACAGGCTCTTGGCCAGGGACTGCCCCCAGTGGCCCCCATCCTCAATGCCCACCAGCCCAGCACCCAGCGGGCAGAG ATCCACTTTCTGAAGCAAGGCTGTGGTGAAGACAAGATTTGTCAGAGCAATCTGCAGCTGGTGCATGCCCGTTTCTGTGCCCGGGTCAGCGACACAGAGTTCCAGCCTCTGCCCAT GGATGTGGATGGAACGACGGCCCTGTTTGCACTGAGTGGGCAGCCAGTCATTGGCCTTGAGCTGATGGTCACCAACCTGCCCTCCAACCCTGCCCAGCCCCAGGCTGATGGGGACGATGCTCATGAAGCCCAGCTCCTGGTCACCCTCCCTGCCTCACTGCACTATTCAGGAGTCCGGGCCCTGGATCCTGCG GAAAAGCCTCTCTGCCTGTCCAATGAGAATGCCTCCCATGTTGAGTGTGAGCTGGGGAACCCTATGAAGAGAGGTGCCCAG GTCACCTTCTACCTCATCCTCAGCACCTCTGGGATCACCATTGAGACCACAGAACTGGAAGTAGAGCTGCTGTTGGCCAC GATCAGTGAGCAGGAGCTGCATCCAGTGTCTGCTCGAGCCCTTGTTTTCATTGAGCTGCCTCTGTCCATCACAGG GGTGGCTGTACCACAGCAACTCTTCTTCTCCGGTGTGGTGAGGGGCGAGAGTGCTATGCGGTCTGAGTGGGATGTGGGCAGCAAGGTCAAGTATGAGGTCACG GTCTCCAACCAAGGCCAGTCGCTCAACACCCTGGGCTCCGCCTTCCTCAACATCATGTGGCCCCACGAGATTGCCAATGGGAAGTGGCTGTTGTATCCCATGCGAGTGGAGCTGGAGGGCGGTCAGGGACCTGGGCAGAAAGGACTCTGTTCCCCCAGGCCCAACATCCTCCGCCTG GATGTGGACAGTAGGGATAGGAGGCGACGAGAGCTGGAGCAGCCAGAGCAGCAGGAGCCTCGTGAGCAGCTGGCACCCACCACGTCCTGGTGGCCAGTGTCATCTGCTGAGAAGAAGAAAAACATCACCCTG GACTGCGCCCGGGGTACTGCCAACTGTGTGGTGTTCAGCTGTCCACTCTACAGCTTTGACCGTGCGGCTGTGCTGCACGTCTGGGGCCGCCTGTGGAATAGCACCTTTCTGGAG GAGTACTCAGCTGTGAAGTCCCTGGAAGTGATTGTCCGAGCCAACATCACAGTGAAGTCCTCCATCAAGAACTTGCTGCTCAGAGATGCCTCCACTGTG ATTCCAGTGATGGTATACTTAGACCCCATGGCTGTGGTGGCAGAAGGAGTCCCCTGGTGGGTCATCCTCCTGGCTGTGCTGGCCGGACTGCTGGTGCTAGCGCTGTTGGTGCTGCTCCTGTGGAAG